A portion of the Macrobrachium nipponense isolate FS-2020 chromosome 12, ASM1510439v2, whole genome shotgun sequence genome contains these proteins:
- the LOC135224941 gene encoding uncharacterized protein LOC135224941, with translation MCYKKYIIPPEDGISNQDMLQVGPLTSNIVKSKVSTELAAYGNPMITLEKASPVKSSSIGEIENPGAFLDDVTSNESNLDAFLGDSASEVSSSSGGTVSPLDLEEDVLLGESPPPDDTASTADNMEEIMSGRFSSLFDLSFPSSPSEGSLHEKPSSHSEKVEVNTSLESTTLESSLSSTDSSDEKGIPELPVLEEPSYSNEMSDQQPLIEAMLNVSSISEIVAQEASLGWESLDGTLFSSEAANPGTTLDAEASLERASSSDIANPKGNWVGASLGEPSIGDTNPMAFLEEISQGVLHSMEIAYPENSREGELQERTLLQNGSAVMEPPMECETNEMSSPSSGIGDSWVFFDWASLHNPPTEAADVWPLLETEGTLVEGELLKGPPSSFENTDLLVLLNTRNDDSATTSESSSFERSPSPFDFISKESSQRFTFENEFKSITEMNKSSHFSENDASLRDVDLGLPVEMYHVGIEFKCYDLSSIFDDLEMNEMGNPIQTNTYGIGMNENSNALPPLGHASMKIIVNEVTNQLYEDGIYSKAESYVGENSNYWDFSIASPEDYYLDSFDMLELL, from the coding sequence atgtgctaTAAAAAGTATATCATTCCACCTGAAGATGGAATTAGCAACCAAGATATGCTGCAGGTGGGACCTTTGACGTCAAATATTGTAAAATCAAAGGTGTCAACAGAGTTAGCAGCATATGGTAATCCAATGATCACTCTCGAGAAGGCTTCACCTGTCAAGAGTTCATCTATAGGTGAAATTGAAAATCCAGGAGCCTTCTTAGATGATGTCACATCAAATGAGAGTAATCTTGATGCCTTCCTAGGTGACTCAGCATCAGAGGTATCTTCATCTTCGGGTGGAACTGTCAGTCCACTAGATTTGGAGGAGGATGTATTATTAGGAGAATCTCCACCACCAGATGATACTGCTAGCACAGCAGACAATATGGAAGAAATAATGTCAGGCAGGTTTTCATCTTTATTTGACCTTTCGTTTCCAAGTTCCCCTAGCGAAGGCTCATTGCATGAAAAACCTTCATCTCATAGTGAGAAAGTTGAAGTCAATACCTCATTGGAATCTACAACCTTAGAGTCGTCATTATCAAGTACTGATTCTAGTGATGAAAAGGGTATCCCTGAATTGCCAGTGTTAGAGGAACCTTCTTATTCAAATGAAATGTCAGATCAACAGCCTCTCATAGAAGCTATGTTAAACGTATCGTCAATAAGTGAAATCGTCGCCCAAGAGGCCTCTCTGGGATGGGAATCCCTAGATGGAACTTTATTTTCAAGTGAGGCTGCTAATCCAGGGACCACCTTGGATGCTGAAGCTTCGTTAGAAAGAGCTTCATCAAGTGATATAGCAAATCCAAAGGGGAACTGGGTAGGTGCATCATTAGGAGAACCCTCCATAGGCGATACTAACCCAATGGCCTTCCTGGAAGAAATATCACAAGGAGTTTTACATTCAATGGAGATTGCATATCCAGAGAACTCACGTGAAGGTGAGCTACAAGAGAGAACTTTACTTCAGAATGGGAGTGCTGTAATGGAACCACCCATGGAATGTGAAACCAATGAGATGTCATCACCTTCCAGTGGGATTGGTGATTcttgggttttctttgattgggCATCGTTGCATAATCCTCCCACAGAGGCTGCAGACGTTTGGCCCCTCCTGGAGACTGAAGGGACCTTGGTAGAAGGGGAACTGTTGAAGGGACCTCCATCTTCGTTTGAAAATACCGATCTGTTGGTCTTGCTTAATACAAGGAATGACGATTCAGCAACCACTTCTGAGTCCTCATCCTTTGAGAGATCTCCTTCACCGTTTGATTTTATAAGTAAAGAATCTTCTCAGAGATTTACATTCGAGAACGAATTTAAATCTATTACAGAGATGAATAAATCATCTCACTTTTCTGAAAATGATGCTTCTCTGAGAGATGTAGATCTTGGATTACCTGTGGAAATGTATCATGTTGGAATCGAATTTAAATGTTACGACCTATCCAGTATTTTTGATGACTTAGAAATGAATGAAATGGGTAACCCTATCCAAACAAATACATATGGAATTGGTATGAATGAAAATAGTAATGCTTTACCACCGTTGGGTCATGCAAGCATGAAAATTATTGTAAATGAAGTAACTAATCAACTATATGAAGATGGAATATATAGCAAAGCAGAAAGTTATGTTGGTGAAAATAGCAATTACTGGGATTTTAGCATTGCAAGTCCAGAAGACTATTACTTAGATAGTTTTGATATGCTGGAATTATTATga
- the LOC135224940 gene encoding zinc finger protein 117-like has translation MEHIGEKGINGLPIARFYYICKCRRVFYDRKAPEQHFLLSKCRNALNKAPLEVTAKKPSKRLVENKRISLTSGNKLSKCQILQSDGAKQEGIHGRRFLCKACCKTFTSAWRMKQHSLAYCKNRLVMCRKCGRIFFGPDALSKHCAEHFRDVYYKCGLCGENHEKNFCNKTAKSRNVYGLPSHGISQKETDHQQQYIYAKLGKSNELIASILERSVLKTPSLSETENHEPFLEEALMGKNPSSCQIANSCIRHERAQYDELKEITIVADDPITTVETSLKEYTILNEAEREILLISDINDQSHSSEDAVPQKYLNLELPASIFHLGIRLEGCNLYNIFMGLVMDEMSSPAQDGNTHKVMNEVDNVSLRSDQEGMSMVDSELTDEKYETEMCNGKESHLHEKSDYLDISDESPEDYYLDSLETLKFLYE, from the coding sequence ATGGAACACATCGGGGAAAAAGGAATTAACGGTTTACCTATAGCTAGGTTCTATTATATATGCAAGTGTCGTCGGGTATTTTATGACCGAAAGGCTCCGGAACAGCATTTTTTATTATCTAAGTGCAGAAATGCACTTAATAAGGCACCATTAGAAGTGACTGCTAAGAAGCCTTCAAAACGCCTCGTGGAAAACAAAAGGATTAGTTTGACGTCTGGAAATAAATTGTCTAAATGCCAAATTCTGCAGAGTGATGGAGCCAAGCAGGAAGGAATTCACGGTCGTCGTTTTCTGTGCAAGGCATGTTGCAAAACCTTTACCAGCGCTTGGCGGATGAAACAACATTCattagcatattgtaaaaacaGACTCGTGATGTGTAGAAAGTGCGGTAGGATATTTTTCGGTCCTGACGCTCTAAGTAAGCATTGTGCAGAACACTTTAGAGACGTGTATTATAAGTGTGGGCTATGTGGAGAGAATCACGAAAAGAACTTCTGCAACAAAACCGCTAAGAGCAGAAATGTGTATGGATTGCCATCACACGGAATCTCTCAAAAGGAAACTGATCACCAgcagcaatatatatatgcaaagttaGGTAAGTCAAATGAATTGATCGCGTCCATCCTGGAACGATCTGTGTTAAAGACTCCATCCCTGAGTGAGACTGAAAATCATGAGCCCTTTCTGGAAGAGGCACTAATGGGAAAAAATCCCTCTTCGTGTCAGATTGCTAATTCATGCATCAGACATGAAAGAGCACAGTATGATGAACTTAAAGAAATTACAATAGTTGCTGATGATCCAATAACTACTGTGGAAACATCCCTCAAGGAATATACTATACTtaatgaagcagagagagaaattctcttgATTTCAGATATTAATGATCAATCTCACTCTTCTGAAGATGCTGTTCCCCAAAAGTATTTGAATCTTGAGCTTCCTGCCAGCATATTTCATTTAGGAATCCGGTTAGAAGGCTGCAAcctgtataatatttttatgggTTTAGTCATGGATGAAATGTCAAGCCCAGCTCAAGATGGTAACACACATAAGGTTATGAATGAAGTCGATAACGTTTCTCTACGGAGTGATCAAGAAGGTATGTCAATGGTTGACAGTGAACTAAccgatgaaaaatatgaaactgAAATGTGCAATGGGAAGGAAAGCCATTTACATGAAAAGAGCGACTATTTGGACATCAGCGATGAGAGCCCTGAGGATTACTACCTGGACAGCCTCGAAACATTAAAAttcttatatgaataa